The segment TACTAAATGATCTTGTTTTAAAAGATAAGAATACCAACATCACACAAATTCGTTCAGGAACTATTCTCAAATTTTCCATTACAGAATCCAATGAACAAAACGCAAAAGATTCTATTATCAAAATTTGCGATGAATTGAGAATTTATAATCCATTGGTAAGTAAGGTCACAGCTACTGTAGATGAAATCTAATCTTTGCTGATACTCTTTATTGTACCATCAACTAAAATTTGGTCTCTCAGATAACTTGCTAGATCGGTTTGGGTAATTACTCCTACTAGATTTTCATTGTCTAGAATTAACAATCGACGAATATTGTTATTTAACATTTTTTGAATTGCATCTTCTATTGTAGTGGTGGGTCCTACTGACCGAAACTTGTATGACATAATTTCTGAAATCTTAATCTCACTTGCTTTTTTGTCCTCTGCTGCAACTTTACGAACAAAGTCGCTTTCGCTTAGTACTCCCTGAGGTTTTCCTTCATTCATTATGACTAGGAAACTAATGTCTTTTTCAGCAATTATTTTTGCTGCATCTTGCGCAGTCTTATCATTCTCAATTGTTATAACATTCTTCTCCATAATGTCTCGAATTTGTCCCATAACTGAAATGTAGAATACTCGAAATAAAAACATGTCATCACGAAATCAAATTTATACCACGAATTCAATCATAAATTGTGAAAGTCGGGGTTATTGTTTTTCCTGGCAGTAATTGTGATCGTGACATGCATCACGTGTTAACTGATGTCTTTAACCTAAATGCTGAATTTTATTGGCATGAAAAAAATCTTCCATCTGATATTGATGCAGTTGTCCTTCCGGGAGGTTTTTCCTATGGTGATAGATTGCGCGCAGGAGTAATAGCTGCACATAGCCCTATAATTTCTGATGTAAAAAAATTATCTGAAAAAGGAATCCCTATTTTAGGTGTCTGTAATGGATTTCAAATCTTGGTGGAATCAGGATTACTCCCTGGAGTTTTACTAAAAAATGAATCTTTGAACTTTATGTGTGAATGGACAAACCTCATTGTAAATAATAACAAAACTCCTTTCACAAACAAATTAGAATTAAATCAAAAAATTCCAATTCCGATTGCTAATGGAGAAGGAAGATATTTTGTTGATGATGAAACATTAAGTCAATTAAAAAAGAATAACCAAATTGTTTTTTCATATGAAAATAAGGTCAATGGCTCTGTTTCTCAAATTGCAGGTGTCTGTAATTCTGATGGAAATGTAGTGGGAATGATGCCACATCCAGAACGTGCTGCTGAAAAAGCAATTAATCAAATTGATCACAAACCTTCGTCATTGATTTTTGAATCTCTAGTAGAAACGGTAGGTATGAAAAATTGAGTTTTCAAGAACATGAGAAATTACACATTGAAAAAAATGTAAAACGAGAGTTAACTTCTACTGAACTACAAATACTTGCTGCAGAATGGTCTGAACACTGTTCTTACAAATCTTCAAAAATGCATTTGAGAATGTTACCTACTACTGGCTCAAATGTAATTGTTGAAAAAGGATATGATTCCGGTGTTTTAGATGTTGGTGATGGGTATGTTGTAACTGTACATATTGAAAGTCATAATCATCCATCGGCAGTTGAACCGTTTGGTGGTGCTGCAACAGGTGTAGGCGGTGTAATTCGTGATATCTTATCTGCTGGAACAAGACCTATTGCATTGTTTGATGGATTAAGGTTTGGTGATATAGAAAATGATGCACATGCACGATGGTTATTCAAAAATGCAGTATCAGGAATTGCCGATTATGGAAATTGCCTTGGCATTCCAACAATTGGTGGTGAAGTGGAATTTGATACATGTTATACAAATTATGCATTAGTTGATGTGGCAGCAGTCGGATTTGGGAAAAAATCAAAATTAATTAAAAATCACGCAAACATTAATGATTTGGTTTTACTAATTGGTGGTTCAACTGGTCGTGATGGTGTAGGCGGTTCACAATTTGCATCTGACGCATTAGAAGGAGAAGATCGTTCAGCTGTACAAATACCTGATCCATTTATTGAAAAATTAATCATCGAAGCAATTTTAGAATGCCGTGATGAAAATTGTATTAATGCAATGAAAGACTTAGGTGGCGGTGGTCTTTCTTGTGCAATTTCTGAAACTGCGGAAAGTTTAGGAATCGGTATTGAACTCGACGTAAAAAATGTTCATTTACGTGAGTCTGACTTGTCCCCTGATGAAATAATGATTTCTGAATCTCAAGAAAGAATGCTTGTAATATCTTCTTCAGACAACCTCTCAAAAATTGAAAAAATTTGTGATAAATTTAGAATTCAATGTTCTGTAATTGGTAAAGTTAAGGAGGATAAAATGATGCATGTCAAAAACGGTAATGATACCTTGGCATTACTTCCTGCAGATTTTGTCGCACGTGGTCCTTTAATTGACCGGCCAAAATCAAAACCAGAATATCTTTCACAACTTCCATCTTCCCCTCCATCTGAAAATCAATTACCATTATCTGAGACTTTACTCAAACTACTTTCTGCTCCAAATATTGCGAGTAAACATTGGGTTTTTCGTCAATATGATCATGAAGTTGGAATTCGAACCGTCATAAAACCTGGTTTTGATAGTTCTGTCTTACGTCTAGACAATGGAAAATCATTATCTGTAAAAATTGACGGTAATCCAAAGCATTGTTACATTGATCCCCGACAAGGTGCAATTGGATGCTTTGAAGAAGCATGTAGAAATGTTGTTTGTACCGGTGCAACTCCGATGGGCATGGTTGATCATTTACAATTTGGCAATCCTGAAGATCCTGAAATATTTTGGACATTTATGGAATCTATAGAGGGAATTACTGATTTTGCAAAATTTCTTAATGTTCCATGTGTAGGTGGTAAAGTTAGTTTCTATAATGAAACCTCTAACGGTCCAATAAAACCAACTCCACTGATTGGTGTGCTTGGATTGATTGAAAATTCACCTCTTGTACCAACCACCCCTTCAAATAATGATGTAATTTTGTTGGTGGGTGAAACAAAGGATGAGCTTGGCGGCTCTGAATATTATGAATATATACATAATTTCATTGGAGGCATTGCACCAAAAGTAGATTTTTCAGAATCACAAAAAAATATGAAATCTGTACTATCTTTGATTTCAAAAAATCTGGTAAAATGTGCACATGATTGTTCTAAAGGAGGTCTTGCCATTGCAATTTCTGAATTATGTGTATTTGGAAAACTTGGATGTGATGTTAATTTGACATCCTCTCTTTCTTCAGAAAAAATGTTATTCTCTGAAAGTCATTCTCGTTATCTGTTGGTAGTTGATAAAAATAATCTTGATGAAATAAAATCTCTCTTATCCGAACATGATTGTATATTCTCTGAACTTGGAATCTTTTCTGGCGATCAAATAAGCTTCAAATCAAACTCTGAAGCAATTCTGGAACTAAGAGTTGATAAAGCAGAAAATAATTATCTAAACTCATTGGGGAAAATAATTCAAAATGGTTAAAGAAAACTGTGGTGTAGTTGGGATTTACAGTGAAGGCGATGTCAATGTTATTCCAATGGTAATTGATGCATTACGTGCATTACAACATCGTGGTCAAGAAGCTTGGGGATTGGCAATTCCAAACAAAGCTCCATTAAAACGATTAGGACTTGTTTCTGCATCTTCTGGCGAATTCAAAAAAATATCCGAAGAATATGCTTCTCACTCTGCAATTGGACATGTTAGGTATTCCACTGTTGGAAAAAGTGATCTTGAAAGTGCGCAACCACTTAAAGTAAAAGATCTTTGTGTTGCACATAATGGAACCATTTCTAATGTTGAAGAACTTTCAAATCTTGTTGGTGGATGTACCTTTACTCCACAAAATGCTAGTGATACCCTTGTAGCAGCACAAAGATTGGTATCATTAATCACTGAAAATGGAAAACTTGGAAATGCGTTATCTATTTTAAAAAATGAAATGGTTGGTTCATTCTGTTTCACATTTCTTTCTGATGATGATGCCGTATTTGCAGCAAGAGATCCTAAAGGATTCCGTCCTATGGTTTTAGGTCATAAGGAACAGGGCAATGTACACATTGTTACTTCTGAATCATCTGCAATTTCTGCAATTGGTGCAAAACTAGTACGTGATGTTGTTCCGGGCGAACTAATTAAAATTAGTAAAGAAGGTGGCTTTGAAACTGAAATGTTTTCTGATGATACAAATCGTGCGCATTGTTCGTTTGAATTCACATATTTTGCTCAACCTTCTAGTAAGATGGAGGGAACAAACATCTATCTTGCAAGAAAACGCATTGGTCAATTCCTTGCAAAAAAGTATCCTATACATGACGCTGATGTTGTAATTCCTGTACCTGATTCTGCAAGACCTGCTGCATTAGGATTTGCTCAAGAACTTGGAATACAATTTGACGAAGGATTGTTGAAGGATCGTTATAGTAAGAAAGGTCCGTTAAGAAGTTTCATTGAACCCCATCAAAGTGACAGAATAGAAATTAATAGATGGATTATACCAATTCGCGAAGTTATTGAAGACAAACACATCATAGTCATTGATGATAGCCTAGTTAGAGGAACTAGTTCTAAAGCAATCATCAAAGCATTACGTCGTTCAGGAGCTAGAAAAATCAGCATGATGGTCACATATCCTCCAATAAAATTCCCATGTTATGCTGGAATTGATTTTCCATCGCAAGAAGAACTTGCAACATTCGATGGTGGTAAAGATCTGAGTGAAAAAGAAATGATTGAAAAAGTTCGTAATGACATTGGTGCAGACTTTTTGGGTTACAATGATGCAGAAAATCTTGCAAACGCTGTTGGCATTCCAAAAGATTCCATGTGTTTCACATGTGCGACTGGAAACTACGCTCCTCTAGGAATTACCCCAAATTTTAATAAGATGAAACAGATGAAAAGTGTCTGATGGAAACTGCATACGTTCTAGTCCAATGTAAAATTGCACATGAAATGGAAGTGCTAAAGGCATTGTTAGAAATTGATTTAGTTAAAGAAGCAAAAGGCACATTTGGTTATTATGATATTTTTACAAAAATTCAAGGTGAAAGCTCTTCTGAAATTGAAGACATAATCACAAAAAAAATACGTAATATTGAAAATGTTACAGCCACTACTACATTATCTATTATCCCCGAACAGGATTTTGAGAAATGAGTAAAGAAACACGTTCTATTGATAAGAAAGGATTTTCAAACAAATTTTTTGAAGAATTAGACAAAGAACATGATAATGCAAAGGAATTTGCAAAACGTCAAAAAGAATTAAAAGAAAAAAAGAAAAAACAAAGCTGATTTTGGCTCTTTTATACTAATTTTACAAGTAGTTTACAACCAGATTGGGATGATGTTCCTTCTGCAAGTAGGCTCAATCACCCCAATCTTGGTTTTTGAGGTTAAATACTATTTTTGCAATAATATGCCATGAAATTACGATGTACTACTTGTGCAAATTTTTGCTGTGATGCAAAAAAATGTAATTGCACTTGTCACAAAAAATCATTCAGTCGAACAAATTCATACCTCTCAAATGTAATGGATGTATTAACAAAACAAAAACTCAAGAACGTAAAAAGCATTGATCTGAGTTGGCAAACCAGTATTCTTGGCTCTATGATGCGAATAGAATAAGAAAAATCTATTATTCTAGTTTTTTGATGTTTTTTAATGGCAAGTAAAATTCCAATTTTTGGAGGAATTGCAGCTGCTGCAGGAATCACTGTATTTGTATTGTTCTTTACACCTGCTGGAATTTCACAAGAAGAATATTCATTATCTGTTGATCCTACAAAAGAAAAACAAAGTTTGTTTATCATGGCACGTGTTTCTTTAGAAAATACTGGTAGCAAACCTCTAACAAATGTCGAACTTAATTTTGGTGACGGTGATAAAATCTATCTTGGAACCTTAAAACCTGGGCAATCAGAAATTATTTCTCCACCTCAAGGTAATTCATTACAATTTGTAATTGTAACTTCTAATGAAGGAGTCTATGTTAGCAAAGTTTATCGTGAACCGATTGCAATGCCTGGTATGATGGGGTCTTAGATAATCATGAAATTTCTTAATTCTGGTAAAGTAAAAGACGTCTATGATATGGGTGATGATACATTACTTTTCAATTTTAGCAATCGTGTATCTGCGTATGATGTTAAATTTAATGATGAAATTCCACAAAAAGGCAAAGTATTATGTAAATTTGCAAAATTTTGGTTTGAACAATTAGATGTTGAAAATCATTTTATAAAATCCCATTCGGATACTGAAATAATTGTTAAAAAAATGGAAATGTTACCAATTGAATGTGTAGTTCGTGGTTATTTCTATGGGAGTTTGGTTAGTAGATACAACTCTGGAACCACATCTTTACCTGAAAATATAGATACTACACTTGCAACAAAACTACCTGAGCCATTATTTGATCCTACCACAAAATCTGAACATGATATTCCTATAACAAAAGATGAAGCAATTACACAAAACCTTGTCACGTTAGAAGATTATGAATGGTTATCTGAAAAAACTATTCAAATTTATAATAAAATGGCCCTGATTGCAGACTCTGCTGGATTTATTCTAGCAGATTTGAAGCTTGAATTTGGCAGATTAAATGGTAAAATCACTTTAGGAGATTCTATTGGTCCTGATGAATACCGTCTGTGGCCAAAATCATCTTACAGTCCGGGTAAAATTCAGGAGGCATATGACAAACAACTTCTTCGTGACTGGTTAACTGAACATGGATATCAAAAACAGTTTGAAAATTCAAGGACAATCGGGCAAGAACCTGTTGCACCTACAATTCCTCCTGAAATAATTCAAAAAATGACTGATAGGTATGTTGCAGCATACGAACGTACTACTGGGCAGTCGCTTTAACTCGATTTCTAAATTCCATATTTTCCTTAACTGTCCCCTATTTTGACTCTCTTTCCCTATTTCTAGGATTTTTTCCCAAAAATCCCTGATTTTCTTACCTCTACTGGTTTTTTTGTAACCGTATCAATTACTTTGATACCACTACGAGAAATATAGTATATGCTACAATAATATTGAAACTATTACTAAAAAGATACAGTCGGCTACTACATTTTTAGTTGCATAAAAAAAATAACGGATTTGGACAAAAAATACTGATACAGATAACTTTTAGCTAAGATCTATAGGAAAAACTACATGTCAACAATACTCGAAAAACCAATATCGGTGAATCGTACGCTTGCAACAAGTCTGGAACATGCAAAAGCTATCGAGGACCCCGCACGAGCAAAAGTTCTGCAACTGCTATATCGAAAACATCTTAATGCAGAACAAATCACAGCACAATTGAAAAAATCTGGATTCAAAAAGGCTTTGACCACTACGAGACATCATCTGGAGATTCTCAAAGAGGCCGAATTGATTGAGGTTGTGAAAATCGAAGAAAAGCGTGGTGCCATGATAAAATACTACGGTACATCGACAAAGTTACTCGACTATGAAACCCCAAAAGACTTTGAGAAAAAATACTCGACAGTCATAAAGTCAACGTCCAAGCAAATTGAACAACTTCTAGACGCACTTTCAAAAAAGACTGGTAAGGCTAAAACCTCTCAAAACAAACAGGAATATAGTCAGTACCTGATGATGGAGATTGTAAATCGTGCAGTCACAACGGTCTTTGAAAAAAGACACTGATTACAATACTTCTATGATCATCTTGCCCTTGGTTTGTGGGTTTTGAAGGAGATGGACAAAGTCTCTAGGTATGTCACTTGATGCCTTGTCGCAATTGATAGCGATAGTGCGGGAGCATGTGAATGCGCTCTTACGCAGTACTATGTCGCTTACATGCTTTAGCGTTAGCTTTGGAGAACCATGGCCTTGAATTTTAAATGAAAATTTCCCTGCCTTTATTGTAAATCTGATTTTTGACTCTGGATTTTGAATTTTCTTCTTCATTTTATCAGGCAAGTCTATACATGATATGCCTGAATTTACGCCTACAATGCAATCTCCTTGGGATGTAAGACTATCATCCTTGGTAATTTCCAAAGTTTTCTCGTGTAACGATAATACTTCTTTATGGCCTGTGAATGGAATGACTAATTTCATGATATTTTGGAATTTTTGAGACATAAATATTCAATTTGTGATATTTTAGTATGGATTCTAAGGCTGAACTTCTTCTAAATGGCAAAAATTTGGTATTTCTAGCCACTACTATGCCTGATGGCGCTCCTCAAGTTACTCCTGTTTGGGGAAATTTTGAAGATTCTCATATTTTGATTAATACTGCAGAAGGTCGTTTGAAGCACAAAAATATACTTCGTGATCCTAGAGTTGCTGTTTCTGTTGTTGATTCAAAAAATCCTCTTGATATGACCTCGATTAGAGGAAAAGTTACTGAAATTATTCCTGATTATGACTACAAACACGCTGATTTTTTGACAAAACAATACATGGGCAAAGAAAAATACCCTTTCAAACGTCCTGGTGAGAAAAGAATCATACTCAAAATTGAACCTGAGAAAATTTTTGTTCTTCCTGAATTAACAATGAACGACGAGTAACAAAAAACAATATTTCTTAATTCGAATTTAGAAACATTACTTATCTAAACCCGTAGCCCTTGACATGCCTTAAACCTACTTTTGACGTATTACGGGCATGATACCAAATGAAAATAGGAATGGTTTTTTCTCAAACTCAAAACCACAAAGTATTCCAAAGTTTTGGTATCCGTTAACTGCTGGAATTATTGGGATTTGGGTAATTTTTTCATATTTTTTGATGTAATTTTGGGGGTTTAGCTTTTGTGAGTAACTCATACTAATGTAGTATGTTGTAATGGGTAATGGTGGTGTTTTGACCTTTGGTTTGTATATCTGTGAGTAAATGTTCAACCCCCCCTATTTTTTGGCATTTCTGAAAATATGATTTATTCATAAAATGTAGATGATGTATGGGGGGTTTAGCTTTTAGGAACAAATTTGATTTTTTTGATTAAAACGTCTTGATCAAAAATCGATTTGTTTTTTCACTCATTTCTATAATTTCTTCTAAAGCTTTGAAGAAAGATGGCTGATTTAGCTGTTCTGGTTTATCTAAAACAATGTAAACTCCCACCTTTTTCTTTCCATCTTCGTCTAAAAATTTGCCAATTGCTTTGACTGAATAACAAAAGTCATCTACTTTTTTCTTAAAGTTTTCTTGTTCTGTTTCATTTAACTCTCTAAATCTAATCAATTGTTTTGTTTTCATATCAATTTTAATTCCAACAACTAGGATATTTTCCTGGTCCTTTGGTTCAAATACTTCTGTGTCATTTCCTAACCCGTCAGAATTACTTATTATAATTTTGAATGTGGCATCTTCAGATTTTCCTTGTTTGAAATCATAGTTTTCATGTATTAGCCATCTTTCCACATTGTCTCTAAGACGTGACATGTGAGACTAAACAATTCATGGTATAACTAGTTTAACACGTTCAAATTAAGAATATTTCTAAATTCGAGTTTAGAAACATTTACACATTTACGTTGAATTCTTGTTCAAAACTTCCTGTAGATAATATTGCAAGATTTAAGATTACGTTGACTGCCGTCAAACCGATGCCTACCATTAAACATCTTTTAGCTTTTTGAGGATCATCTCTTCTAATTGCAAAGTATGCAATTATTCCTCCAATAAGTCCGATAAAAATTGGAGCTAAATACCACCATCGTGAGCGAATTCTTTCTGGATACATGTTGTTTTCTGGAAAATTTTTCTCCTATTTACTTTTTGCAAGTTTTTTCTGAATTTGTGTAATCTCTATTTCTACAGTTTCTAAAGGATCTTCAGTTACATTTCGTTTTATTGAAAACATCTTTGGTTTCTCAAAGTCTTCAGTACAGTCTGGACATGCATATACCAAAACTCTATGTTCATTAGGTGCTTTTGGATTTGATAGTCTTGGATAATAAACCAGTCTTGCACCGCAATCGACACAATATCTGTTGGCTCTTCTAGTTCTGGCCAATGTAACACTCCTGCATATTTACTATAATAGATCCAATATTAGATCGCTCCTGTCTAACGATCTAAACTAACAACGTGCAAAAAAATGATCTAAAAATTTCTAAAATCAAAAGGCGCCGTGTATCAGATTTGAACTGATGACCAATCGATTAACAGTCGAACGCTCTACCAGGCTGAGCTAACGCGGCATAAGTTTTTTCCAAGTAAAATGCGATTTAATCCTTCCGACGAATTAATCTGGATTGAATTTTGTAAAAAATGCAGCTATTTGATCAGAATGTTTTTCCACAATTCCTACAATTTCCATATGTTCTTCAGCACTTGGTTCTCTTTTATGATATACTTGAAATGCACTTAGTGCTGAACCTACCATTTCTCCAACAAAAAAACCACACAGAAAATCTCCAGTATTTTCACATTTCCAAACATCTCCAATTCTAGGTGATGCACCTGCACTTTTGTATAGTTCTAGTGTTTCTGAAACTAATTTTTCAGTTTGTTCTTTGAATTCGTTATCTAAGGCCAATTATCTTAAAATTAATTCTCTATACCTTTTTTCTTTTCGAATTTATAGACTCCGTCTAAAAATACACGATGATCTTTATTTTTTACTCTTGAACCATTTTCAATTTCTGCAGCTGTTTGAGAAACATCTGTCAAAACATGACCTGTAATTATAACGTCATCTCCTTTTGGAACCACTTTTGTATCTCCCCAAACCTTTGTTTTTCTTGGAGCACGTTCTCCTTGGAAATTTTCAATTAGAACTGTTTTTCCATCAACTTTTACTGTAATTGGAAAGTGTGAAAATACAATTTTCATTTTAATTGTGTAACCTTCTACAACTCCTTCACAAAGATTTCTGATTAGTGATCTTGATGTATTCATTATTGCACGATTTTTATCTCTTGTACCTTGTGCTTTGAAGAGAACTTTTCCATCTGTAACTTCAATTGTAACTGGGATTTTTTTAAAACTCTTCCATGTTTTACCTAACGGTCCTTGAACTGTTATCATTGGTTTTTTGTATGTCACAGTAACTCCTTCTGGAATTTCTAATTCGGTTGCTAATTTATCAACTAACTCAGTAGACATATCCTACCAGAAATCCTCCTAAGCCTTTGTTTGCTGCTTCGTGATGTGACATTACCCCTTGATTTGTTGTAACAATTAGCATTCCTCTATTGAATGAAGGAAGATATTGTTTTTCCCATTCTAGGTATTCGTCTTTTTTTACTTTGAATCTTGGACTAATTGCACCACATTTTGTAATTTTTGCTATTAGATTGATTTTGTATTTTCCGCCTCTATTATCCTCTGTTCTTTCATAATCTTTGATGTATCCATCTTTTTTCAATGTCTCCAAAACATTTGTACCAATTTTTGATGTTGGAAGAACTACACATTCTCCTTTTCTACGGGCTTCTGTGTTGTAAATTGTCACAAACAAATTTGCTAGTACGTTCATTGCTGGCATATCATATCACCTTAATTTTTTGAATCCTAGGGAAGTTGCTACTTCTCTGAAACATTGTCTGCATAACATTAAATCATATTTCTGGATTGTTACGTAACAACCGCATCTTTTACACCATCGTGCACCTCTTCCAAACCTCTTTTCATTTGATGTGCCTGGAATACTTTGTTTTCTAGGAGTATATCCGGTTCCTCTATCGCCATATGATCTATTTTTTGCCATTATTCAACACTAGCCCCAAATTCTTTTGTTAGATATGCTTTTGCTTCATCTGGTGTGATTTTATGATGTTTTCCTACACTAGCTTTGTGTTTACTTCTTGTAGCTACTGAAAATCCCGGTCTTGCTAGTCTAACTGTTACGTTTAATCCTAAAATTCCAATCTTTGGGTCATATTTTATTCCTGGAATGTCAATGTGTTCTAAAATTCCAAAAGAAACATTGCCCATGTTATCAAATGAACGACTCTTTATTCTATTTCCTTTTGCTTCTAACAATCTTTTCAACAATTCTTGTGCATCATTACCTCTCACTGTAACTGCTGCGCCAATTGGTTCTCCTTTTCTGATTCCCCAATCTCTGATTGCTTTTTTTGCTGGTCTGTCATTTACTTTTTTATTAGATATTTCGCCAAGTGCTTTTTTAGCAATCTCTACGGCATCTCCTGATTTTCCAAGTCCCATGTTTAGAACAACTTTGTCTAATCTTATTTCTTTCATTACATTTTGAACTTCTTGTGCCATAAAATCACCTAATCTTTATCTCCGGTTCTGATTTTCCAATTGGCATTACTAATCTTGCTGGAATTTCAATTTGTCTATCATCAAATGTAATGTCTATACTTTTTGGAATGTTGAATGTTCCTTCTTTTATTTCATCTATTTTACCAATTTTTCCTGCGTTAACACCTTTAGTAATTAAACAATTCATTCCTTTTTCTAATTTTATAACTGATAAAATTTTGATGTCTGGTATTTGTAGTACACATGTATCTCCAACTGATACTGGTGTTTCATCAATGAGTGTTTTTCCATCATGGAAGCCAATCTGTGTTTTTCCATTTTTAATTGTAGTTTTTGATTTTACAAGTGCGAATTTTTTTGTTTTTTCTGAGTCTTCAATTTCAATTGGTTTTAGTAAAGTTCCATCTTGTGGTACTAATCTATATGTCTTGTTTGAACCTTCTAATTCAACAACATCCATTAAACCTGCGCCGTGATGTAGTGATTTTCTAATCACTCCATCCACTTTTATTTTACCTGCATAAATGACTGATTTTGCTTCTCTTAAACTGGTAACGGTTTTGATAGTATCTCTTAGAAATACTGCAATTGGTATTGATGCGTGTTTTGATTGAGCACCTGGTTTAACGGTGAGTACAAATCTCTTGTTCTTTCTGGTAATCCCCCAGAAAAGTGGTGCCATTTGTCTTTTGAGTTTTTTACTGCCAGCTATGTGTACCATTATTCTTCATTATCTCCTTTCTTTGTTTTGGCTTTTGTTGCTTTTTTTGTATCTTTCTTTTCTTCTTTTACTTTTTCTTGTTTTGTTTCTGTTTTTGGTTTATCATCTGCTCTTGCAGCTGTTGCCTTCTTTCCTTCTAGTTTGTTAATTCTCCATTTATCTCCTGTATCCAATCCTGTCAAAACAATATTTGTTGTATGAACATAAACATCAAATTTCTCGCCTTTGAGTTTCTCTTTTTTTACACCTTCGATATTCACGCCTCTATCTGCAATGGATATTTTGGTAACTTTTCCATCAACTCCGGCAAATTCGCCTCTAATGATACTTGCAGTATCGCCTTCTTTGATTCGTGCACTACGTTTACCATATTTTTTTCTTAAATCTTTTGAAAGTGCACATGATAATTGTTTACTTGCGGTTTGCATTGCTGCATAGTAAATTTGCTGGTTTCTTGTTTTTCTTGGAAGTGATGATCTATTCATTTTATACCACCATTTTTGCCAAATTTGCTACTCTTGGCCATTTTTCTGTAACTTCTGATGCAACTGGACCTTTGATGTCAGTTCCTTTCATTTCTCCTTCAGGTGTGATTAACACTCCTGCGTTATCCTCGAATTGAACTCGAACTCCGTTTGGTCTATGTACTGCATATTTTTGTCTAATTATAACTGCACCATGAATTTGTTTTCTTAACTCTGCTGGTCCTTTTTTAACTACAACATTACAAAAGTCTCCTACAGAAGCTGCAGGAAGTCTTGATGTTCTTGTTTTATGTTGATGTACGTTAACAATTTCAATAATCTTTGCACCTGAATTATCTGCACAAACGATTCGTGCACCCACTGGTATTGATCTTGTAATGTAAGGCTTGAAGTCTTCTACTCCTTT is part of the Candidatus Nitrosopelagicus brevis genome and harbors:
- a CDS encoding phosphoribosylformylglycinamidine synthase subunit PurS, yielding MPNFQVSVVIENKPGISDPEGDTILNDLVLKDKNTNITQIRSGTILKFSITESNEQNAKDSIIKICDELRIYNPLVSKVTATVDEI
- a CDS encoding CBS domain-containing protein, translating into MGQIRDIMEKNVITIENDKTAQDAAKIIAEKDISFLVIMNEGKPQGVLSESDFVRKVAAEDKKASEIKISEIMSYKFRSVGPTTTIEDAIQKMLNNNIRRLLILDNENLVGVITQTDLASYLRDQILVDGTIKSISKD
- the purQ gene encoding phosphoribosylformylglycinamidine synthase subunit PurQ, translated to MKVGVIVFPGSNCDRDMHHVLTDVFNLNAEFYWHEKNLPSDIDAVVLPGGFSYGDRLRAGVIAAHSPIISDVKKLSEKGIPILGVCNGFQILVESGLLPGVLLKNESLNFMCEWTNLIVNNNKTPFTNKLELNQKIPIPIANGEGRYFVDDETLSQLKKNNQIVFSYENKVNGSVSQIAGVCNSDGNVVGMMPHPERAAEKAINQIDHKPSSLIFESLVETVGMKN
- the purL gene encoding phosphoribosylformylglycinamidine synthase subunit PurL, translating into MSFQEHEKLHIEKNVKRELTSTELQILAAEWSEHCSYKSSKMHLRMLPTTGSNVIVEKGYDSGVLDVGDGYVVTVHIESHNHPSAVEPFGGAATGVGGVIRDILSAGTRPIALFDGLRFGDIENDAHARWLFKNAVSGIADYGNCLGIPTIGGEVEFDTCYTNYALVDVAAVGFGKKSKLIKNHANINDLVLLIGGSTGRDGVGGSQFASDALEGEDRSAVQIPDPFIEKLIIEAILECRDENCINAMKDLGGGGLSCAISETAESLGIGIELDVKNVHLRESDLSPDEIMISESQERMLVISSSDNLSKIEKICDKFRIQCSVIGKVKEDKMMHVKNGNDTLALLPADFVARGPLIDRPKSKPEYLSQLPSSPPSENQLPLSETLLKLLSAPNIASKHWVFRQYDHEVGIRTVIKPGFDSSVLRLDNGKSLSVKIDGNPKHCYIDPRQGAIGCFEEACRNVVCTGATPMGMVDHLQFGNPEDPEIFWTFMESIEGITDFAKFLNVPCVGGKVSFYNETSNGPIKPTPLIGVLGLIENSPLVPTTPSNNDVILLVGETKDELGGSEYYEYIHNFIGGIAPKVDFSESQKNMKSVLSLISKNLVKCAHDCSKGGLAIAISELCVFGKLGCDVNLTSSLSSEKMLFSESHSRYLLVVDKNNLDEIKSLLSEHDCIFSELGIFSGDQISFKSNSEAILELRVDKAENNYLNSLGKIIQNG
- a CDS encoding amidophosphoribosyltransferase; this encodes MVKENCGVVGIYSEGDVNVIPMVIDALRALQHRGQEAWGLAIPNKAPLKRLGLVSASSGEFKKISEEYASHSAIGHVRYSTVGKSDLESAQPLKVKDLCVAHNGTISNVEELSNLVGGCTFTPQNASDTLVAAQRLVSLITENGKLGNALSILKNEMVGSFCFTFLSDDDAVFAARDPKGFRPMVLGHKEQGNVHIVTSESSAISAIGAKLVRDVVPGELIKISKEGGFETEMFSDDTNRAHCSFEFTYFAQPSSKMEGTNIYLARKRIGQFLAKKYPIHDADVVIPVPDSARPAALGFAQELGIQFDEGLLKDRYSKKGPLRSFIEPHQSDRIEINRWIIPIREVIEDKHIIVIDDSLVRGTSSKAIIKALRRSGARKISMMVTYPPIKFPCYAGIDFPSQEELATFDGGKDLSEKEMIEKVRNDIGADFLGYNDAENLANAVGIPKDSMCFTCATGNYAPLGITPNFNKMKQMKSV
- a CDS encoding Lrp/AsnC ligand binding domain-containing protein, whose translation is METAYVLVQCKIAHEMEVLKALLEIDLVKEAKGTFGYYDIFTKIQGESSSEIEDIITKKIRNIENVTATTTLSIIPEQDFEK